In Quercus lobata isolate SW786 chromosome 12, ValleyOak3.0 Primary Assembly, whole genome shotgun sequence, a genomic segment contains:
- the LOC115972005 gene encoding (+)-neomenthol dehydrogenase-like, whose product MTLGTKRIEVVTGANKGIGYGICQQLASNGVKVVLTARDVRRGNEAVDKLKTAGYSDVVFHQLDVTDPVSISSLVDFIKTQFEKLDILVNNAGINGAIVDKELWNLGLDEELINQTYQTTENCLRTNYYGTKQVSEELIPLLQSSNSARMVNISSSLGQLKFISNENARKKLEDVDGLTEERVDEVVEGFLEDVKENSIEVKGWPINFSAYLVSKAALNAYTRVLAKKNPNIAINSVGPGYTQTDLNDKTGVFTIAEAAKGPVMLALMPEGGPSGLFFDQTEVSTF is encoded by the exons ATGACTCTTGGGACAAAGAG GATTGAAGTTGTAACAGGAGCCAATAAAGGGATCGGATATGGGATATGTCAACAATTAGCTTCAAATGGAGTCAAGGTGGTATTAACTGCTCGAGATGTCAGGAGGGGCAATGAAGCTGTTGATAAACTCAAGACTGCTGGATACTCTGATGTGGTCTTCCATCAACTAGATGTGACGGACCCAGTTAGCATTTCCTCTTTGGTTGAtttcatcaaaacccaatttgaGAAGCTTGACATATTG GTAAACAATGCAGGGATTAATGGAGCCATAGTCGATAAGGAATTATGGAACCTTGGTTTGGATGAA GAACTTATAAATCAGACTTATCAAACTACGGAGAATTGTTTGAGAACAAACTATTATGGGACCAAGCAAGTGAGCGAAGAACTTATTCCGCTTCTTCAATCATCCAATTCAGCAAGAATGGTAAACATCTCCTCCAGTTTGGGGCAGCTAaag tttatttcaaatgaaaatgCAAGGAAGAAGTTAGAAGATGTAGATGGTCTCACAGAAGAGAGAGTGGACGAGGTGGTTGAAGGGTTCTTAGAAGATGTGAAGGAGAATTCCATAGAAGTCAAAGGCTGGCCTATCAATTTTTCAGCTTATTTGGTCTCCAAGGCAGCTCTGAATGCTTACACAAGGGTTCTAGCTAAGAAGAATCCCAATATTGCTATTAACTCAGTTGGTCCTGGCTATACGCAGACGGATTTGAACGACAAAACTGGGGTTTTCACTATTGCAGAAGCTGCAAAAGGTCCTGTGATGCTTGCTTTGATGCCTGAAGGTGGTCCTTCCGGCCTCTTCTTTGATCAAACAGAAGTGTCAACCTTTTGA